A genome region from Micromonospora peucetia includes the following:
- the paaD gene encoding 1,2-phenylacetyl-CoA epoxidase subunit PaaD, with amino-acid sequence MSDPRTAVAAVVDPEIRVVTIDDLGILRAVDEDPATGRVVVTITPTYTGCPAMDVIRADIRRALAAAGHPDAEVRTVLSPAWSTDWISESGRAKLAAAGIAPPAPVRAGDVVPLVLAVRCPRCGSPETEQVSRFGSTACKALWRCRSCREPFDHLKAL; translated from the coding sequence GTGAGTGACCCCAGGACAGCCGTGGCGGCGGTGGTGGACCCGGAGATCCGGGTGGTCACCATCGACGACCTCGGCATCCTGCGGGCGGTCGACGAGGACCCGGCCACCGGTCGGGTGGTCGTGACCATCACCCCCACCTACACGGGCTGCCCGGCGATGGACGTGATCCGCGCCGACATCCGACGCGCGCTGGCTGCCGCCGGGCATCCCGACGCCGAGGTGCGGACCGTCCTGAGCCCGGCGTGGAGCACCGACTGGATCTCCGAAAGCGGCCGGGCCAAGCTGGCCGCCGCCGGTATCGCCCCACCGGCGCCCGTCCGCGCGGGCGACGTGGTGCCGCTGGTCCTCGCCGTCCGCTGCCCGCGCTGCGGCTCGCCCGAGACCGAGCAGGTCAGCCGCTTCGGCTCGACCGCCTGCAAGGCGCTCTGGCGGTGCCGTTCCTGCCGTGAACCCTTCGACCACCTGAAGGCGCTGTGA
- the paaC gene encoding 1,2-phenylacetyl-CoA epoxidase subunit PaaC has protein sequence MTGPFGFALALGDDALIAAQRLAEWTTRAPEMEEDVALANIALDQLGAARLLLSYAGELEGAGRDEDALAFLRDDREFRNCLLVELPNGDFAVTMAKLFFLAAYQLPLYTVLAGCADERLAAIGAKARKESAYHLDHGSLWVKRLGDGTEESHRRMQAAVDQVWPYVHELFAPDPAAPVDPATLWADFEARVAAVLDEATLTRPEAGWAPAGGRDGVHTEHLSFLLAEMQVLHRAHPGANW, from the coding sequence GTGACCGGCCCCTTCGGCTTCGCCCTCGCCCTCGGCGACGACGCGCTCATCGCGGCGCAGCGGCTGGCCGAGTGGACCACCCGCGCGCCGGAGATGGAGGAGGACGTCGCGCTGGCGAACATCGCCCTCGACCAGCTCGGCGCGGCCCGGCTCCTGCTGTCGTACGCGGGCGAGCTGGAGGGCGCCGGCCGGGACGAGGACGCGCTGGCGTTCCTCCGCGACGACCGGGAGTTCCGCAACTGCCTGCTGGTGGAGCTGCCCAACGGCGACTTCGCGGTCACCATGGCCAAGCTGTTCTTCCTCGCGGCCTACCAGCTCCCGCTCTACACCGTGCTGGCCGGGTGCGCCGACGAGCGGCTGGCCGCGATCGGGGCCAAGGCCCGTAAGGAGTCGGCCTACCACCTCGACCACGGCTCGCTGTGGGTGAAGCGGCTCGGCGACGGCACCGAGGAGTCGCACCGGCGCATGCAGGCGGCGGTCGACCAGGTCTGGCCCTACGTGCACGAGCTGTTCGCCCCGGACCCGGCGGCGCCGGTCGACCCGGCGACGCTGTGGGCCGACTTCGAAGCCCGCGTCGCCGCCGTGCTCGACGAGGCGACGCTGACCCGGCCGGAGGCCGGCTGGGCGCCGGCCGGCGGGCGGGACGGCGTGCACACCGAGCACCTGTCCTTCCTGCTCGCCGAGATGCAGGTGCTGCACCGCGCCCACCCCGGGGCGAACTGGTGA
- the paaB gene encoding 1,2-phenylacetyl-CoA epoxidase subunit PaaB, whose product MSREFSPLWEVFVRARRGLSHTHVGSLHAPDAELALRNARDLYTRRQEGVSIWVVPAGAITASSPDEKDAFFDPAADKVYRHPTFYEVPDGVAHL is encoded by the coding sequence GTGAGTAGGGAATTCTCGCCGCTCTGGGAGGTCTTCGTGCGGGCCCGGCGCGGGCTGTCGCACACCCACGTCGGCAGCCTGCACGCCCCCGACGCAGAGCTGGCCCTGCGTAACGCGCGGGACCTCTACACCCGCCGCCAGGAGGGCGTCTCCATCTGGGTGGTGCCGGCGGGCGCGATCACCGCGTCCAGCCCCGACGAGAAGGACGCCTTCTTCGACCCGGCGGCCGACAAGGTCTACCGCCATCCCACCTTCTACGAGGTGCCGGACGGGGTGGCCCACCTGTGA
- the paaA gene encoding 1,2-phenylacetyl-CoA epoxidase subunit PaaA, whose amino-acid sequence MYGNDFSAEDAPGGGLLGEVEAAEVALREAAERGRRVGAPGPDQDLAAYFAEVIEADQKIEPRDWMPEAYRKTLIRQIAQHAHSEIIGMQPEGNWISRAPSLKRKAILLAKVQDEAGHGLYLYAAAETLGISRDELVELLLNGRQKYSSIFNYPTLTWADVGAIGWLVDGAAIVNQVPLCRCSYGPYARAMIRVCKEESFHQRQGFEILHTLTHGTGAQKAMAQDALDRWWYPSLAMFGPPDTDSTHSAQSMAWKIKRFSNDELRQRFVDMCVQQAEILGLTIPDPGLRWNESRQSYDFTQPDYDELMRVIKGDGPCNRQRAEHRRRAHDEGTWVREAAVAYAAKRAEKKEKVAA is encoded by the coding sequence ATGTATGGCAACGACTTCTCCGCCGAGGACGCACCCGGCGGTGGCCTGCTCGGCGAGGTCGAGGCGGCGGAGGTGGCGCTGCGGGAGGCCGCCGAGCGGGGCCGCCGGGTCGGCGCCCCCGGCCCGGACCAGGACCTCGCGGCATACTTCGCCGAGGTCATCGAGGCGGACCAGAAGATCGAGCCGCGCGACTGGATGCCCGAGGCGTACCGCAAGACGCTGATCCGGCAGATCGCGCAGCACGCGCACTCCGAGATCATCGGCATGCAGCCGGAGGGAAACTGGATCAGCCGCGCCCCGTCGCTCAAGCGCAAGGCGATCCTGCTGGCCAAGGTCCAGGACGAGGCCGGCCACGGCCTCTACCTCTACGCCGCCGCCGAGACCCTCGGGATCAGCCGGGACGAGCTGGTCGAGCTGCTGCTCAACGGCCGGCAGAAGTACAGCTCGATCTTCAACTACCCCACCCTGACCTGGGCCGACGTGGGAGCGATCGGCTGGCTGGTCGACGGTGCCGCGATCGTCAACCAGGTCCCGCTCTGCCGCTGCTCCTACGGGCCGTACGCGCGGGCGATGATCCGGGTCTGCAAGGAGGAGTCGTTCCACCAGCGGCAGGGCTTCGAGATCCTGCACACGCTGACGCACGGCACCGGAGCGCAGAAGGCGATGGCGCAGGACGCCCTGGACCGCTGGTGGTACCCGTCGCTGGCGATGTTCGGCCCGCCGGACACCGACTCCACCCACTCGGCGCAGTCCATGGCCTGGAAGATCAAGCGGTTCTCCAACGACGAGCTGCGCCAGCGCTTCGTGGACATGTGCGTGCAGCAGGCCGAGATCCTCGGGCTGACCATCCCGGATCCGGGCCTGCGCTGGAACGAGTCCCGGCAGTCGTACGACTTCACCCAGCCCGACTACGACGAGCTGATGCGGGTGATCAAGGGAGACGGGCCGTGCAACCGGCAGCGGGCGGAGCACCGCCGCCGCGCCCACGACGAGGGCACCTGGGTACGCGAGGCCGCCGTGGCGTACGCCGCCAAGCGGGCGGAGAAGAAGGAGAAGGTGGCCGCGTGA
- a CDS encoding menaquinone biosynthetic enzyme MqnA/MqnD family protein, which yields MAEHVARPRVGHIQFLNCLPIYWGLMRSGALIDVDLHKDSPDRLSAALVAGDLDIGPISHVEYLRHADELLLLPDLAVGSDGPVLSVNIVSTRPLAELDHGKVALGSTSRTGVLLAQLLLGERYGVNPEYFRCPPDLTQMLLEADAGVLIGDVALRALYEAPKRGLEVTDLGQAWREWTGLPMVFAVWAVRRDFAAAHPGLVKEVHEAFLRSRDLCLAELDQVAEAAARWEPFDAATLATYFRALDFSLGERQVAGLREFARRAADLGAAPPLPNSGPAFFAG from the coding sequence ATGGCTGAGCACGTCGCACGCCCCCGGGTCGGGCACATCCAGTTCCTGAACTGCCTGCCGATCTACTGGGGGCTGATGCGCTCCGGCGCGCTGATCGACGTCGACCTGCACAAGGACTCCCCGGACCGGCTCAGCGCCGCACTGGTCGCCGGTGACCTGGACATCGGCCCGATCTCCCACGTGGAGTACCTGCGCCACGCCGACGAGCTGCTGCTCCTGCCCGACCTGGCGGTCGGCAGCGACGGTCCGGTGCTGTCGGTCAACATCGTCTCCACCCGTCCGCTGGCCGAACTGGACCACGGCAAGGTGGCGTTGGGCTCGACCTCGCGGACCGGGGTGCTGCTGGCCCAGTTGCTGCTCGGCGAGCGGTACGGGGTGAACCCCGAATACTTCCGCTGCCCGCCCGACCTGACGCAGATGCTGCTGGAGGCCGACGCCGGGGTGCTGATCGGCGACGTGGCGCTGCGCGCCCTCTACGAGGCGCCGAAGCGCGGGCTGGAGGTCACCGACCTCGGGCAGGCGTGGCGGGAGTGGACCGGCCTGCCGATGGTCTTCGCCGTCTGGGCGGTACGCCGCGACTTCGCCGCCGCCCACCCGGGCCTGGTCAAGGAGGTGCACGAGGCGTTCCTGCGCTCCCGGGACCTCTGCCTGGCCGAGCTGGACCAGGTGGCCGAGGCCGCCGCACGCTGGGAACCGTTCGACGCGGCGACCCTGGCGACGTACTTCCGGGCGCTGGACTTCTCCCTCGGCGAGCGGCAGGTGGCCGGCCTGCGCGAGTTCGCGCGGCGCGCCGCCGACCTCGGTGCAGCGCCGCCCCTGCCCAACTCCGGCCCGGCCTTCTTCGCGGGCTGA
- a CDS encoding MFS transporter codes for MSFTTGESRWSDVWLTAAARGISICGDFLAATALALALQAAGASGLAVSGLLLAATLPLVVLAPLTGRLADRVDSRTLLVAAGLGQAAVCALLAFADHPALIVGLVALLACGLAVTQPCLAALLPTMVRPADLPRASAINQTASSLGALAGPVLAGLLVGQFGTRVPLLIDAASYLALVAVGLLLRTRRGGRRTAPAVPEAGTVRAPAWRLRRDPLLLAVVLSTAVVITAVGGINVIEVFFIRETLGGSPTTYGLVGAAWMAGMLPGSWLCARLAHRLTDDGALVYGVLATLGGICLMVAVAAAVPTAALLVPLWLVAGAANGGENVFANVLTARRVPEASRGRAYALYGAAVQGGSMGGYLIGGALLALLSPRPLIAAAGVVGLLVVVGFVPFVVRSVRRARAADGPAVGPGAADGAQAEGRDGGPAADAGLATPAPAR; via the coding sequence ATGTCCTTCACAACTGGCGAGTCGCGCTGGTCCGACGTCTGGCTCACCGCCGCCGCGCGCGGCATTTCGATCTGCGGGGACTTCCTTGCCGCCACCGCACTGGCGCTCGCGCTCCAGGCCGCTGGCGCCAGCGGCCTCGCCGTGTCCGGACTGCTGCTGGCGGCCACCCTGCCGCTGGTGGTGCTCGCCCCGCTCACCGGGCGGCTCGCCGACCGGGTGGACAGCCGGACGCTGCTGGTCGCCGCCGGCCTGGGACAGGCCGCCGTCTGCGCCCTGCTCGCCTTCGCCGACCACCCCGCACTGATCGTCGGACTCGTCGCGCTGCTCGCCTGCGGACTGGCCGTGACCCAGCCCTGCCTCGCGGCGCTGTTGCCGACGATGGTGCGCCCCGCCGACCTGCCCCGGGCGAGCGCGATCAACCAGACCGCCTCCTCCCTGGGCGCGCTCGCCGGCCCGGTGCTCGCCGGGCTGCTGGTCGGGCAGTTCGGCACCCGCGTACCGCTGCTCATCGACGCCGCGAGCTATCTCGCGCTGGTGGCCGTGGGCCTGCTGCTGCGCACCCGCCGGGGCGGCCGGCGGACCGCCCCGGCCGTGCCGGAGGCCGGGACGGTCCGGGCTCCGGCCTGGCGGCTACGCCGCGACCCGCTGTTGCTGGCCGTCGTCCTCAGCACGGCCGTCGTCATCACGGCGGTGGGTGGTATCAACGTGATCGAGGTCTTCTTCATCCGGGAGACCCTCGGCGGCTCGCCCACCACGTACGGACTGGTCGGCGCGGCCTGGATGGCGGGCATGCTGCCCGGCAGTTGGCTCTGCGCCCGGCTGGCCCACCGGCTCACCGACGACGGCGCGCTGGTGTACGGGGTGCTGGCGACGCTCGGCGGCATCTGCCTGATGGTGGCGGTCGCCGCCGCCGTGCCCACGGCCGCGCTGCTGGTCCCGCTCTGGCTGGTCGCGGGCGCGGCGAACGGCGGGGAGAACGTCTTCGCCAACGTGCTCACCGCCCGGCGGGTGCCGGAGGCGTCGCGCGGCCGGGCGTACGCCCTCTACGGCGCGGCGGTGCAGGGCGGCTCGATGGGCGGCTACCTGATCGGGGGCGCCCTGCTGGCGCTGCTGTCGCCGCGACCCCTGATCGCGGCGGCCGGTGTGGTCGGGCTGCTGGTCGTCGTGGGGTTCGTGCCGTTCGTCGTCCGGTCCGTCCGACGCGCTCGGGCGGCAGACGGCCCGGCAGTCGGACCCGGCGCGGCGGACGGCGCGCAGGCCGAAGGGCGCGATGGCGGCCCGGCGGCGGATGCGGGGTTGGCCACTCCCGCGCCGGCCCGTTGA
- a CDS encoding ArsR/SmtB family transcription factor, producing MTDARPEQRRMTISDPQVMRALAHPARIVIMERLNMAEGGATATECAEVAGLSPSATSYHLRALAKSGLVEQAPSRGDARERLWRTVGQGLMVDAGRSAGPEARAAEQALVEAHAARDLARSRDWLRRAGDEAPEWYDAALFSDTLLLLTADELAGLNEAVSALFEPYRQRNRQADPPAGARTVAVQYRAVPLP from the coding sequence ATGACGGATGCGCGTCCCGAGCAACGGCGGATGACGATCAGCGACCCGCAGGTGATGCGGGCGCTGGCCCATCCGGCCCGAATCGTGATCATGGAACGTCTGAACATGGCGGAGGGCGGTGCGACCGCCACCGAGTGCGCGGAGGTCGCCGGGCTGTCGCCGAGCGCGACCAGCTATCACCTGCGGGCACTGGCGAAGTCTGGCCTGGTGGAGCAGGCGCCGAGCCGGGGCGACGCGCGTGAGCGGCTGTGGCGCACGGTCGGCCAGGGCCTGATGGTCGACGCGGGACGCTCCGCCGGTCCGGAGGCGCGCGCGGCCGAGCAGGCGCTGGTGGAGGCGCATGCGGCCCGGGACCTGGCGCGGAGCCGGGACTGGCTGCGCCGCGCCGGTGACGAGGCCCCCGAGTGGTACGACGCCGCGCTGTTCAGCGACACGCTGCTGCTGCTCACCGCCGATGAGCTGGCCGGGCTGAACGAGGCGGTGAGCGCGCTGTTCGAGCCGTACCGGCAGCGGAACCGTCAGGCGGATCCGCCGGCCGGGGCGCGCACGGTGGCGGTGCAGTACCGGGCGGTGCCGTTGCCGTAA